One part of the Bdellovibrio bacteriovorus genome encodes these proteins:
- a CDS encoding TetR/AcrR family transcriptional regulator, whose product MARPKKTSDSEVLSAAFDVIAREGFESFTFEQVARATHLSPAALVKRFKSKKQMAFLARNQKWDENLGRVNAEKILQLNGLTGLFEFLRLIAKSVDSDRLGEHLRWLGTEAEDPKARKKVAAYFGETRKIIQRLLEEAVARKELKKIPDVKDYAMTLEALIQGAIFQFGFLNEKGIQKHLTSRMTSALCPYLEHDTDFVNL is encoded by the coding sequence ATGGCTAGACCTAAAAAGACCAGTGATTCCGAAGTACTGTCCGCCGCCTTTGATGTCATTGCCCGGGAGGGTTTCGAATCATTTACTTTCGAGCAAGTCGCCAGGGCGACCCATCTTTCCCCGGCAGCCTTGGTGAAAAGATTTAAAAGCAAAAAACAAATGGCATTTCTGGCCCGCAACCAGAAGTGGGATGAGAATCTGGGGCGGGTGAATGCAGAAAAAATTCTGCAACTGAACGGACTGACTGGTCTGTTTGAATTTCTGCGCTTGATCGCCAAAAGCGTGGATTCGGACCGCTTGGGGGAACATCTCCGCTGGCTGGGAACCGAAGCTGAAGACCCCAAAGCGCGAAAAAAGGTCGCCGCCTATTTTGGAGAAACCAGAAAAATCATCCAGCGCCTTTTGGAAGAAGCTGTCGCCCGGAAAGAGCTGAAAAAAATCCCGGACGTCAAAGACTACGCCATGACTTTGGAAGCCCTTATCCAAGGGGCTATTTTTCAATTCGGTTTTTTAAATGAAAAAGGCATCCAAAAACACCTGACAAGCCGCATGACATCCGCTTTATGCCCTTACTTGGAACACGACACAGATTTCGTGAATTTGTAA
- a CDS encoding ATP-dependent Clp protease proteolytic subunit, translating to MAINPFVIESTSAGERSYEIYSRLLKDRIVILGSVVNDEVAMSLCAQLLFLEVNDPDKDIHLYINSPGGSVSAGLAIYDVMQFIKCDVATYCLGMAASMGSFLLMAGTPGKRHAMPNSRILLHQPHLGDGGLGGQVTDIEIHARELVRTKKKMTGIYAAHTGQKVEHLEQIMERDHYMSADEAKAFRLVDHVVPPRKKLG from the coding sequence ATGGCCATCAATCCGTTCGTTATTGAGTCAACGTCCGCCGGGGAACGCAGTTATGAAATCTATTCCCGACTTTTGAAAGACCGTATTGTCATACTGGGTTCCGTGGTGAATGACGAAGTTGCGATGTCCCTTTGTGCGCAACTGCTGTTTTTGGAAGTGAATGATCCTGACAAAGACATTCATCTTTACATTAACTCCCCTGGAGGGTCTGTCTCCGCTGGGCTGGCCATTTATGATGTCATGCAGTTTATAAAATGCGATGTTGCCACTTACTGCCTGGGAATGGCTGCCAGCATGGGGTCATTTTTACTAATGGCCGGCACCCCCGGAAAGCGCCACGCGATGCCGAACAGTCGTATTCTGTTACATCAGCCGCACCTGGGGGATGGGGGCCTTGGCGGTCAGGTGACCGATATCGAAATTCATGCACGCGAGCTTGTGCGAACAAAGAAGAAAATGACAGGGATCTATGCCGCACACACGGGGCAAAAGGTTGAACATTTAGAACAGATCATGGAGCGCGACCACTACATGAGTGCCGACGAGGCCAAGGCTTTTCGTCTGGTGGATCACGTCGTGCCACCTCGGAAAAAATTGGGGTGA
- a CDS encoding TPM domain-containing protein, whose amino-acid sequence MSWINKYLSEADLARIEASISKVEETTSGEIVPVIVRRSSAVGHVPLTLTLLLTLLLVIVEFPFSDWLWVTPWVYLWPVIVVVFFGLSQVLAKSKWIQKVFVPEKDELDSVHRRAHLEFYLNRIHRTENGTGVLIFVSVMEKKAVVLADEGISQKLPKEHWDDILGMLGKHLHDGKWADGFVAAIEACGKDLQTHFPVNSGKANELKNHLIVKDI is encoded by the coding sequence ATGAGTTGGATTAATAAATATCTTTCTGAGGCGGATCTTGCGCGGATTGAGGCTTCTATTTCCAAGGTGGAGGAAACCACTTCGGGAGAGATTGTTCCTGTAATTGTTCGTCGTTCTTCCGCAGTGGGGCATGTGCCTTTGACGCTGACTTTGCTTTTGACTCTGCTTTTGGTCATTGTTGAGTTTCCGTTCAGTGACTGGTTGTGGGTGACTCCTTGGGTTTACCTGTGGCCGGTGATTGTCGTGGTCTTCTTTGGTCTTTCGCAGGTGTTGGCCAAGTCCAAGTGGATTCAGAAAGTGTTTGTGCCTGAAAAGGACGAGCTGGATTCAGTCCATCGTCGTGCTCATCTGGAATTTTATCTGAACCGCATCCATCGCACCGAAAATGGGACGGGGGTTTTGATCTTCGTTTCAGTGATGGAAAAAAAGGCGGTCGTGCTGGCGGATGAAGGTATTTCCCAAAAGCTTCCGAAAGAACACTGGGACGATATCCTGGGTATGCTTGGTAAACATCTGCATGACGGCAAGTGGGCGGATGGATTTGTAGCGGCGATTGAAGCCTGCGGCAAGGACCTTCAAACTCACTTCCCGGTCAATTCCGGTAAAGCCAACGAACTTAAAAATCATCTTATCGTCAAAGATATCTGA
- a CDS encoding TPM domain-containing protein, whose amino-acid sequence MRLLTVSFFAFFLALGVSARAEFKVPTLTGPVMDEVGYLSRNDRQELMQLLYDFNKRGVAQVQVLIVPTLDGTPIEMASIAVTDKWKLGDEKKDNGVLFLIAANDRKLRIEVGQGLEGAIPDVIASRIIRDQVVPLFRARQFSAGIVLGTHEILRLADKEFAEQNGLQEGVPAKSDRDGSGGDIPIGVIIILFIIISILGRFGGGRGRHLRGGGWGGGYGGGGGCGGWSSGGGGGGWSGGGGGFSGGGSSGSW is encoded by the coding sequence ATGCGTTTACTGACAGTTTCCTTTTTTGCTTTCTTCTTGGCCCTGGGTGTTTCCGCCCGGGCTGAGTTTAAGGTTCCTACGCTGACCGGTCCGGTGATGGACGAGGTGGGCTATCTTTCCCGCAATGATCGTCAAGAGCTGATGCAGCTTCTTTATGACTTCAACAAACGCGGGGTCGCTCAAGTTCAGGTTTTGATCGTTCCCACTTTGGATGGCACACCCATCGAGATGGCTTCTATTGCGGTCACCGACAAATGGAAGCTCGGCGACGAGAAAAAAGACAACGGCGTTTTGTTCCTGATTGCCGCCAATGATCGCAAGCTGCGCATCGAAGTCGGGCAGGGCCTTGAAGGTGCCATTCCCGATGTGATCGCCAGCCGGATCATCCGTGATCAGGTGGTGCCGCTTTTCCGCGCCCGTCAGTTTTCTGCCGGGATCGTTCTGGGCACGCATGAAATCCTGCGCCTGGCGGATAAAGAGTTCGCAGAACAAAACGGATTGCAGGAAGGTGTTCCTGCAAAAAGTGACCGTGACGGTTCCGGCGGTGATATTCCTATTGGTGTGATCATCATTCTCTTCATCATTATTTCTATCCTGGGTCGCTTTGGTGGCGGTCGTGGACGTCATCTTCGTGGTGGCGGCTGGGGCGGTGGCTATGGCGGCGGTGGGGGATGTGGGGGATGGTCTTCTGGTGGCGGCGGAGGCGGCTGGTCCGGAGGCGGCGGTGGCTTCAGCGGCGGGGGCTCATCCGGCAGTTGGTAA
- a CDS encoding LemA family protein, whose product MKNRILVLALMLMPFLAGCGIQSLPQSKNATEAALAEVNNQYKRRADLIPNLVNVVKGYAKHEEATLTAVTEARAKATAMQIDPSKVTPEQLAKFQQAQSGLSQALGRLMVVSEQYPQLKADQNFRDLQAQLEGTENRITIARQRYIESINVFNNQVSVPPTSWTNAIMYHFEKMPQWDMTPEEKASAEKAPEVKF is encoded by the coding sequence ATGAAAAACCGTATTCTAGTTCTTGCTTTGATGTTGATGCCGTTTTTGGCAGGTTGTGGGATTCAATCTCTTCCTCAATCTAAGAATGCGACTGAGGCGGCTTTGGCTGAGGTCAACAATCAATACAAACGTCGGGCTGATTTGATTCCGAATCTGGTGAATGTTGTTAAGGGTTATGCCAAACACGAAGAGGCTACTTTGACAGCGGTGACGGAAGCTCGTGCCAAAGCGACGGCTATGCAGATTGATCCTTCCAAAGTGACGCCAGAGCAGTTGGCGAAATTCCAACAGGCGCAAAGTGGCTTGTCTCAAGCTTTGGGTCGTTTGATGGTGGTGTCTGAGCAGTATCCTCAGTTGAAAGCGGATCAGAACTTCCGTGATCTTCAGGCGCAGTTGGAAGGCACTGAAAACCGCATCACAATTGCTCGCCAAAGATACATCGAGTCTATCAACGTGTTTAACAACCAGGTCAGCGTTCCGCCGACAAGCTGGACAAATGCGATCATGTATCACTTCGAAAAAATGCCTCAATGGGATATGACTCCGGAAGAAAAGGCTTCTGCTGAAAAAGCTCCGGAAGTGAAGTTCTAG
- a CDS encoding pseudouridine synthase, producing MTRIIKLQHTEIAGCIFVDKIAGLNTHTPEYGQRGCVEIYEEELDRKLYTVHRLDKATSGALVFATSSEIAAQLTQAFEQHKVEKKYLFLTDKKIARTEFTYESFIQKEKNVFVSRETQEPNSKTSFKWVKALGPYQLWEAVPHTGKPHQIRLHAEANGIAVLGDSDHNGTNHFRLCLHSQVLGFELNGQKVRYETPLPGWAEDDFTTDPEEQILNEAFQRRERMYKFSTLTDECLRLAHRELDTYRIDQYGEYLWVYWYKESDPTVQDLLRFEKIAKKYHKKILVRKMLNRGEDPNAELLWHIGNTASRWQAKENGVIYDLRSDTGLSPGLFLDQRENRLWVKNHAEGRSVLNLFSYTSGFSVVSALAGAREVCTVDVSQNFIDWSKHNFTINGLDPEAENHEFWVQDCILFLKGTIRRKRKFGMIVCDPPSFGRSKNGVFSISKNFDELLINCMYCLQKDGLLLFCTNYEKWTTGDLHLRLNKLKKDFSFKILPAPAQGLDFELPDQEPLMKSIILRKN from the coding sequence ATGACACGGATAATTAAGCTTCAACACACCGAAATAGCGGGCTGCATCTTCGTTGACAAGATTGCAGGTCTGAACACCCATACGCCGGAGTATGGTCAGCGCGGCTGTGTCGAAATTTATGAAGAAGAACTGGATCGCAAGCTCTACACCGTGCATCGTCTGGACAAAGCCACTTCCGGCGCTTTGGTCTTTGCCACCAGTTCTGAAATTGCCGCTCAGCTGACCCAAGCCTTTGAACAGCACAAGGTCGAAAAGAAGTACCTTTTCCTGACCGACAAAAAAATCGCCCGCACTGAATTCACCTATGAATCCTTCATCCAGAAGGAAAAAAACGTCTTCGTCAGCCGCGAAACCCAGGAGCCCAATTCCAAAACCAGTTTCAAGTGGGTGAAAGCATTGGGTCCTTACCAGTTGTGGGAAGCGGTGCCTCACACGGGTAAACCACACCAGATCCGTCTGCATGCCGAAGCCAATGGCATCGCCGTTCTGGGTGACAGCGATCACAATGGCACCAACCATTTCCGTCTGTGCCTGCACTCGCAAGTTTTGGGCTTTGAATTAAATGGCCAGAAAGTCCGTTATGAAACCCCACTTCCCGGCTGGGCCGAAGACGACTTCACGACGGATCCGGAAGAGCAAATCCTGAATGAAGCTTTCCAGCGCCGCGAGCGCATGTACAAGTTTTCAACTTTGACTGACGAATGCCTGCGCCTTGCCCACCGCGAACTGGACACTTACCGCATCGACCAGTACGGCGAATACCTGTGGGTTTACTGGTATAAAGAATCCGACCCGACGGTTCAGGATTTGTTGCGCTTTGAAAAAATCGCAAAGAAATATCACAAAAAGATTCTTGTCCGAAAGATGCTCAATCGCGGGGAAGACCCGAATGCTGAGCTGCTTTGGCATATCGGCAACACCGCTTCGCGCTGGCAGGCCAAGGAAAACGGTGTGATCTATGATCTGCGCAGCGACACCGGCCTGTCGCCGGGCCTGTTCCTGGATCAGCGTGAAAACCGCCTGTGGGTCAAGAATCACGCCGAAGGCCGCAGTGTTTTGAATTTGTTCTCTTACACCAGTGGATTCAGTGTGGTGTCAGCTTTGGCTGGCGCACGCGAAGTCTGCACCGTGGACGTGTCCCAGAACTTCATCGACTGGAGCAAACACAACTTCACCATCAATGGCCTTGACCCTGAGGCGGAAAATCACGAGTTCTGGGTGCAGGACTGCATCCTGTTCCTGAAGGGCACCATCCGTCGCAAAAGAAAATTTGGCATGATCGTTTGTGATCCACCCTCTTTCGGGCGATCCAAAAACGGCGTCTTCTCCATCAGCAAGAACTTTGACGAGCTGCTGATCAACTGCATGTACTGCCTGCAAAAAGACGGTCTGCTGCTGTTCTGCACCAACTACGAGAAATGGACGACAGGGGATCTGCACCTGCGCCTGAACAAACTGAAAAAAGATTTTTCATTCAAGATTCTGCCGGCCCCGGCACAAGGATTGGACTTTGAGCTCCCGGATCAGGAGCCCCTGATGAAGTCCATCATCTTAAGAAAAAACTAA
- a CDS encoding phosphatase domain-containing putative toxin, producing the protein MKKLLLLPVLFAVAACAEKTVSLKPDKPVSTKIPFFMTRPQPTTPVELVFDKDHAAPKPMNYRKSDSLRMSGSATFSPKALKEVAKPVKKNKASLYVFDLRQESHGLINDIPVTWYADRDWANADLNHEEAVRRERRLLGDLRVGDTVGTTAIQSIETEESMIRTGGHQYVRLTVTDHVRPVDSEVDRFIESVRALPENAWVHFHCRAGKGRTTTFMVLYDMLKNAKTVSFDEIIKRNTELSNDYDVLTVPADEKDWKYPYQKERAAFVTEFYNYAKAHPNGEGMLWGEWVLR; encoded by the coding sequence ATGAAGAAACTGCTTTTGCTTCCCGTTCTGTTTGCGGTTGCCGCCTGTGCGGAAAAGACCGTAAGCCTTAAGCCGGATAAACCGGTCAGCACTAAAATTCCTTTTTTCATGACAAGGCCTCAGCCGACAACTCCGGTAGAGCTGGTGTTTGATAAAGACCATGCAGCGCCAAAGCCCATGAATTATCGCAAGAGTGATTCTTTGCGAATGTCCGGAAGTGCCACGTTCAGTCCGAAGGCGCTGAAAGAAGTTGCTAAGCCCGTTAAAAAGAACAAGGCCTCTTTGTACGTCTTTGACCTGCGCCAGGAATCCCACGGCCTGATCAATGACATCCCGGTGACCTGGTACGCCGACCGTGACTGGGCCAATGCGGATCTAAACCATGAAGAAGCTGTTCGCCGCGAACGCCGCTTGTTGGGGGATCTGCGTGTGGGGGATACGGTGGGGACGACCGCTATTCAAAGCATTGAAACCGAAGAAAGCATGATCCGCACCGGGGGCCATCAGTACGTGCGTCTGACCGTGACGGATCACGTGCGCCCGGTGGATTCTGAAGTGGATCGTTTTATTGAAAGCGTGCGCGCGCTGCCGGAAAATGCCTGGGTGCACTTCCACTGTCGTGCCGGTAAGGGGCGTACAACCACATTTATGGTTTTGTATGACATGTTAAAAAATGCCAAGACCGTTTCGTTTGATGAAATCATCAAGCGCAATACCGAACTCAGTAACGACTATGATGTGCTGACCGTGCCTGCCGATGAAAAGGACTGGAAATATCCTTATCAGAAAGAGCGTGCGGCATTCGTTACCGAGTTCTATAATTATGCCAAAGCCCATCCCAACGGAGAGGGCATGCTTTGGGGTGAGTGGGTGCTAAGATGA
- a CDS encoding TrmH family RNA methyltransferase — protein sequence MFPYGPELEINANLRVNYQLVLEKIGPLLTDERRQKIEKVVALRNFDTAVVLEGIYDRGNISAVMRSAEGLGFGNFHVIETQEKFKEANRVTQGADKWVEVKKWKKTADCVKALKNQGYKIYVTHLDANAKPLHEIDFSGKTALVLGNERDGVTPEMIAAADQTIIIPMTGFVQSFNISVAGALGLYHISQDRLKRRGTNASLTEEEQGILRAHYYMRTQDSAAQYLEEMFSRGTLKS from the coding sequence ATGTTCCCATACGGGCCCGAACTTGAAATCAATGCCAATCTTCGCGTGAACTACCAGTTGGTGCTGGAGAAGATAGGGCCCCTGCTGACAGACGAACGCCGCCAGAAGATCGAAAAAGTGGTGGCGCTTCGCAATTTTGACACGGCCGTGGTGCTTGAGGGCATCTATGACCGTGGCAATATCTCCGCCGTGATGAGATCTGCCGAGGGTCTTGGTTTTGGCAATTTCCACGTCATTGAAACCCAGGAAAAATTCAAAGAAGCCAATCGTGTCACCCAAGGGGCTGACAAGTGGGTCGAAGTCAAAAAATGGAAAAAGACTGCGGACTGTGTGAAGGCTTTGAAAAATCAGGGTTACAAAATCTATGTGACCCATCTGGATGCAAACGCGAAACCTCTGCACGAAATTGATTTCAGCGGCAAGACGGCGCTGGTGCTGGGGAACGAGCGTGACGGTGTGACCCCTGAAATGATTGCAGCGGCTGATCAGACTATCATCATTCCCATGACAGGCTTTGTGCAAAGTTTCAACATTTCCGTGGCCGGAGCTTTGGGGCTTTATCATATCTCCCAGGACCGCTTGAAGCGCCGTGGAACCAACGCGTCCCTGACGGAAGAAGAGCAGGGGATCTTGCGGGCTCACTATTACATGAGAACCCAGGACAGCGCGGCCCAGTATCTGGAAGAGATGTTTTCCCGGGGCACTCTTAAATCCTGA
- a CDS encoding acyl-CoA dehydrogenase family protein produces the protein MSFNWKEFDLYNPTPEHAMLRETLKAFTEAEIEPQAHEHDRSEKFNLELFRKVGELGLLGITVPEQFGGAGMDATAATIVHEEFSAADPGFCLAYLAHSMLCVNNIAVNGSDEQRHRVLPKLCSGEWVGSMAMSEPAIGTDVLGMQTTAVKKGNEYIINGRKMWITNGTVDENNTPCDLVLVYARTGEKHGRALISTFLVEKDHKGFEVGQKIKDKLGMRGSNTAELVFQDCHVPASALIGHEGDSMLHMMRNLEIERLTLAAMSLGIARRSIEIMNRYATEREAFGKSLNHFGQMQRYIADSYAEYKAARAYVYETARRMDLNKEGNRLDSDGVKLVATTMAKNVADRAIQVLGGYGYVGEYVVERLWRDAKLLEIGGGTLEAHQKNITRDLAKNPEALYK, from the coding sequence ATGTCTTTCAATTGGAAAGAGTTTGATCTGTACAATCCAACACCTGAACACGCAATGTTGCGTGAAACTTTGAAGGCTTTCACTGAAGCTGAGATCGAACCTCAGGCGCATGAACACGACCGCAGCGAAAAATTCAATTTGGAGCTTTTCCGCAAAGTCGGGGAACTGGGGCTTTTGGGTATCACGGTTCCTGAACAATTCGGCGGAGCCGGGATGGATGCAACTGCAGCCACGATCGTTCACGAAGAATTTTCAGCTGCAGATCCGGGCTTCTGCCTGGCTTACCTAGCGCACTCCATGCTGTGTGTGAACAATATTGCCGTGAACGGCAGTGATGAACAACGTCACCGCGTTTTGCCAAAACTATGTTCTGGTGAATGGGTGGGGTCCATGGCGATGTCTGAGCCTGCAATCGGCACCGACGTTCTGGGCATGCAGACGACAGCGGTAAAAAAAGGTAACGAGTACATTATCAACGGCCGCAAAATGTGGATCACCAATGGAACTGTCGATGAAAACAACACTCCGTGTGATCTGGTGCTGGTTTACGCTCGCACCGGAGAAAAGCACGGTCGTGCTTTGATCTCCACTTTCCTGGTTGAAAAAGATCACAAAGGTTTCGAAGTCGGTCAGAAGATCAAAGACAAACTGGGCATGCGTGGGTCCAACACCGCGGAACTTGTGTTCCAGGACTGTCACGTTCCGGCAAGTGCACTGATCGGTCACGAAGGTGATTCCATGCTGCACATGATGCGCAATCTGGAAATCGAGCGCCTGACTTTGGCTGCGATGAGTTTGGGTATTGCCCGTCGCTCTATCGAAATCATGAACCGTTATGCGACAGAGCGTGAGGCGTTCGGTAAATCTTTGAACCACTTCGGTCAGATGCAGCGTTATATCGCTGATTCCTATGCTGAATACAAAGCGGCTCGTGCTTATGTTTACGAAACAGCACGCCGTATGGACTTGAACAAAGAAGGCAACCGTCTGGATTCTGACGGTGTTAAGCTTGTGGCGACAACCATGGCGAAAAACGTGGCCGACCGCGCGATCCAGGTTCTGGGTGGTTACGGTTACGTGGGCGAATACGTGGTGGAAAGACTTTGGAGAGACGCGAAGTTGCTTGAGATCGGTGGCGGGACTTTGGAAGCCCACCAGAAAAACATCACTCGCGACCTGGCAAAAAATCCGGAAGCTCTTTACAAATAG
- a CDS encoding competence/damage-inducible protein A, with protein MKAAVLGIGTELTDGQIVNKNASWISKKLKDLGLTTKAHLVVPDERPLMLEGIEFCAAKADLIFITGGLGPTSDDFTRDVVADWAGKKLQFDEGSWQHVNDRLTSRGYVVKDIQRQQCYFPQGATILPNREGTANGFTLEAHGKKVFVLPGPPREIEAVWDANIQSWLSEQAKSLDPYLTRKWDTLGVGESDIAVIVEEVLKDVAVEKGYRVHLPYVEVKASYYRSQESALQPAFDRLTEALQFCTLARDGEDAAEIFAAKLKQIPSLCVIDEVTGQFLMNRLMPVLRGFMTDQMWSFSKSREVKSPAGLHLHVLPKDEHSCEVSLEYKGRKVKDVITSPYKSANMKERRHQYFAEMALIFWIRNL; from the coding sequence ATGAAAGCCGCTGTATTGGGCATTGGAACTGAGCTGACCGATGGGCAAATTGTAAACAAAAACGCCTCTTGGATCTCTAAAAAGCTAAAAGACTTGGGGTTGACCACCAAAGCCCACCTGGTGGTGCCGGACGAGCGCCCCCTGATGCTTGAAGGAATCGAGTTCTGTGCCGCCAAGGCGGATTTGATTTTTATTACCGGAGGCCTGGGCCCCACATCGGACGATTTCACCCGTGATGTCGTGGCCGACTGGGCAGGGAAAAAGCTGCAGTTTGATGAGGGTAGCTGGCAGCACGTCAACGACCGCCTGACCTCGCGTGGTTACGTCGTGAAGGACATCCAGCGCCAGCAGTGCTATTTCCCGCAAGGCGCCACCATTCTTCCCAATCGCGAAGGCACAGCCAACGGGTTTACCCTGGAAGCCCACGGTAAAAAAGTTTTTGTCCTGCCCGGCCCGCCACGCGAAATCGAAGCCGTGTGGGATGCAAACATTCAAAGCTGGCTTTCTGAACAGGCGAAGAGTCTGGATCCCTATCTGACCCGCAAATGGGACACCCTGGGTGTCGGTGAATCCGATATTGCCGTGATCGTCGAGGAAGTTCTAAAGGATGTGGCAGTGGAAAAAGGTTACCGCGTGCATCTGCCTTACGTGGAAGTGAAGGCGTCGTATTATCGCAGTCAAGAATCCGCCTTACAGCCCGCCTTTGACCGCCTGACTGAGGCCCTGCAATTTTGCACCCTGGCCCGCGATGGCGAGGACGCGGCTGAAATCTTTGCCGCAAAACTGAAACAGATTCCTTCTCTTTGTGTGATTGATGAAGTGACCGGCCAGTTTTTGATGAACCGACTGATGCCGGTGCTGCGTGGTTTTATGACAGATCAAATGTGGAGTTTTTCAAAATCCCGTGAGGTGAAAAGCCCGGCAGGTCTGCATCTGCACGTTTTGCCGAAGGATGAACACAGTTGCGAAGTCAGTCTGGAATACAAGGGCCGGAAGGTGAAGGACGTTATCACCAGCCCTTATAAGTCGGCGAATATGAAAGAGCGCCGTCATCAGTACTTTGCCGAGATGGCGCTGATTTTCTGGATTCGCAATCTGTGA
- a CDS encoding S1 RNA-binding domain-containing protein: MSKKDIFGDDINETKDFASFEELFAQSEKGMKTKLSVGDQVHGEILSIGKEEAFVATGTPTDGMILTKDLLDENKEVKYKVGDYIDCVVTSIKGGEVRLAKKGSMNASTDSLEDAFDMELPVEGRVTETCNGGFRVNIQGKTAFCPISQIDSRFVQDANEYVGKKFDFMITQLDPKGRNIVVSRRKVLDLQKAENEGTFMLKHQPGALLEGRIVRLEKFGAFVELEAGIEGLIHVSELSWSRVHDPKEVVMAGQPVTVKLLKMEEIDGRLKISLSLKQADGAGNPWMTVPQKFPVGTVVQGKVEKKETYGLFVNIAPGVTGLLPRSKWRDSVDAAQYENKKRGDDVTVQVDQIMFEEKKISLALPGEAEDHSWKSHSTTSSGLGAMAEALKGLNIKKN, encoded by the coding sequence ATGTCTAAAAAAGATATTTTTGGTGATGATATTAACGAGACAAAAGACTTCGCAAGTTTCGAAGAACTTTTTGCTCAATCTGAAAAAGGGATGAAGACAAAGCTTTCCGTGGGCGATCAAGTTCATGGCGAGATTCTTTCCATCGGTAAGGAAGAGGCTTTCGTAGCCACGGGCACTCCGACTGACGGTATGATCCTGACCAAGGATCTGTTGGATGAAAATAAAGAAGTAAAATACAAAGTCGGTGATTACATCGACTGCGTTGTGACTTCCATCAAAGGTGGCGAAGTTCGTCTGGCGAAAAAAGGCTCGATGAATGCTTCCACAGATTCTTTGGAAGACGCTTTCGACATGGAACTTCCAGTGGAAGGCCGCGTGACGGAGACCTGCAATGGCGGCTTCCGTGTGAACATCCAGGGTAAGACCGCGTTCTGCCCGATCAGTCAGATCGACAGCCGCTTTGTTCAGGATGCCAACGAATACGTGGGTAAAAAATTCGACTTCATGATCACTCAGTTGGATCCAAAAGGGCGCAACATTGTTGTCTCCCGCCGCAAGGTTCTGGACCTGCAAAAAGCTGAAAACGAAGGTACTTTCATGCTGAAACATCAGCCGGGCGCTTTGCTTGAGGGCAGAATCGTTCGTCTGGAAAAGTTCGGCGCATTTGTTGAGCTTGAAGCGGGTATCGAAGGTCTGATCCACGTTTCTGAACTTTCCTGGTCCCGCGTTCATGACCCAAAGGAAGTGGTTATGGCCGGTCAGCCGGTGACAGTGAAGCTTTTGAAAATGGAAGAAATCGACGGTCGTCTGAAAATCTCCCTTTCTTTGAAACAGGCTGACGGTGCAGGCAATCCTTGGATGACAGTTCCGCAGAAATTCCCGGTGGGCACAGTGGTGCAGGGGAAAGTGGAAAAGAAAGAGACCTATGGATTGTTTGTGAACATCGCGCCGGGTGTGACGGGTCTTTTGCCTCGCTCCAAATGGCGTGATTCCGTGGATGCCGCTCAATACGAAAACAAAAAGCGTGGTGACGATGTGACTGTTCAGGTTGATCAGATCATGTTCGAAGAAAAGAAAATTTCTTTGGCGTTGCCTGGAGAAGCGGAAGACCACAGTTGGAAGTCTCACTCCACGACCTCATCCGGTCTGGGGGCGATGGCAGAGGCTTTAAAAGGTCTTAACATCAAGAAGAACTAA